Proteins from a genomic interval of Oncorhynchus clarkii lewisi isolate Uvic-CL-2024 chromosome 13, UVic_Ocla_1.0, whole genome shotgun sequence:
- the LOC139424664 gene encoding probable ATP-dependent RNA helicase DDX5 — translation MPGFSDRDRGRDRGYGGAPRFGGGGGGSRGGPPQGKFGNPGERLRKKHWNMDELPKFEKNFYQEHPDVTRRPPQEVENYLRSKEVTVKGRDCPKPMMKFHEANFPNYVMDVIAKQGWAEPTPIQAQGWPLALSGKDMVGIAQTGSGKTLAYLLPAIVHIQHQPFLEHGDGPICLVLAPTRELAQQVQQVAAEYGRASRLKSVCVYGGAPKGPQIRDLERGVEICIATPGRLIDFLEAGKTNLRRCTYLVLDEADRMLDMGFEPQIRKIVDQIRPDRQTLMWSATWPKEVRQLAEDFLKQYVQINVGALQLSANHNILQIVDVCNDGEKDDKLLRLLEEIMSEKENKTIIFTETKRRCDELTRRMRRDGWPAMGIHGDKSQQERDWVLNEFKYGKAPILIATDVASRGLDVEDVKFVINYDYPNSSEDYIHRIGRTARSQKTGTAYTFFTPNNMKQASDLIAVLREANQAINPKLLQMAEARGGRGGGGRGGFRDDRRDRYSGGRSYGGGGGGYRDKDSDRGFGGGPKSAFGAKTQNGGGYGGSTYNKGASSGGSYGNSYSSNGQASFGATNQVGAFGGQNFQAPPQFGAAQAATQNGMGRPPFPFNPQAQQPQQPPPMVPYSMPPPFPQ, via the exons ATGCCCGGATTTTCCGACAGAGATCGTGGCAGAGACAGGGG GTATGGAGGTGCACCTCGTTTTGGAGGCGGCGGTGGTGGCAGTAGGGGTGGACCCCCACAGGGGAAATTTGGCAACCCAGGCGAAAGACTGCGTAAAAAACACTGGAACATGGATGAGCTCCCAAAGTTTGAGAAGAACTTCTACCAGGAGCACCCGGATGTGACCCGCAGACCACCT CAAGAGGTGGAGAACTACCTGAGAAGTAAAGAAGTAACAGTGAAAGGCAGAGACTGCCCCAAGCCAATGATGAAGTTTCATGAGGCCAATTTTCCAA ATTATGTGATGGATGTGATTGCCAAACAAGGATGGGCTGAGCCAACTCCTATCCAGGCTCAGGGCTGGCCCCTGGCCCTCAGTGGGAAAGACATGGTCGGCATTGCCCAGACAGGCTCTGGTAAAACCCTTGCT tatcTGCTGCCTGCAATCGTGCACATTCAACACCAGCCATTCTTGGAGCACGGAGACGGACCTATA TGTTTGGTGCTGGCCCCGACCCGTGAGCTGGCCCAGCAGGTGCAGCAGGTTGCCGCTGAGTACGGCAGGGCCTCCCGTCTGAAGTCAGTCTGCGTCTATGGTGGAGCCCCCAAAGGACCCCAGATTCGGGACCTTGAGCGAG GTGTTGAGATCTGTATTGCCACCCCAGGGCGTCTCATTGACTTCCTGGAGGCTGGGAAGACCAACCTTCGCAGGTGTACCTACCTTGTGCTGGATGAGGCTGACCGTATGCTGGACATGGGCTTCGAGCCCCAAATCCGCAAAATTGTGGACCAAATTAGA cCGGATCGTCAGACCCTCATGTGGAGTGCCACCTGGCCCAAGGAGGTGCGTCAGCTGGCTGAGGACTTCCTAAAGCAGTATGTCCAGATCAACGTGGGTGCTTTGCAGCTCAGCGCCAATCACAACATCCTGCAGATAGTGGACGTGTGCAACGACGGAGAGAAGGATGACAA GCTCCTCCGGCTGCTGGAAGAGATCATGAGCGAGAAGGAGAACAAGACCATCATATTTACCGAGACCAAGAGACGCTGCGATGAGCTCACCAGGAGGATGAGACGGGATGG CTGGCCAGCAATGGGTATCCACGGAGACAAGAGCCAGCAGGAGAGGGACTGGGTTCTCAATG AGTTCAAATACGGCAAGGCCCCCATCCTCATTGCCACCGATGTGGCCTCCCGCGGTCTAG ATGTGGAGGATGTGAAATTTGTCATAAATTATGACTATCCTAACTCCTCTGAGGACTATATCCACCGCATTGGACGCACGGCCCGCAGTCAAAAAACGGGCACCGCCTACACCTTCTTCACCCCCAACAACATGAAACAGGCCAGTGATCTCATAGCTGTGCTCCGCGAAGCTAACCAGGCTATCAACCCCAAGCTTCTCCAGATGGCGGAGGCCAGAGGAG gTCGTGGAGGGGGGGGAAGAGGTGGCTTTAGGGATGACCGACGAGATAGGTATTCTGGGGGAAGGAGttacggtggtggtggtggtggttacagGGACAAGGATAGCGACAGGGGGTTCGGTGGGGGACCAAAGAGTGCCTTTGGCGCAAAAACCCAAAACGGAGGGGGCTACGGGGGTAGCACCTATAACAAGGGCGCTAGCTCTGGCGGTAGCTACGGCAACAGCTACAGCAGCAACGGACAGGCTAGCTTCGGCGCCACCAATCAGGTGGGTGCATTCGGTGGCCAGAACTTCCAGGCCCCTCCACAGTTTGGAGCCGCACAGGCGGCCACCCAAAACGGCATGGGTCGCCCACCGTTTCCCTTTAACCCACAGGCACAGCAGCCCCAACAACCCCCACCCATGGTACCCTACTCTATGCCTCCTCCTTTCCCACAGTAA